TGCACATCAGCTTGTTGCAACAGCCATTCTTTTTCAGCAGCTTGGAGACATTCTGGTGTAATTTCCAATTCAGATGCAATTTCTAATAACTGTTCGCGCGTAAATTCGCCTTCATGCGCTTGACAAGAAATCGCAATTTGCAAAATTTGTTGAATATCTTCCTGATGATATAAGCGAGTAATTTTGCTATCTGATGTTTTCATTTTTGATATTTTTATAGTTTGGGATAATAAACCCTAATCGAGGGTACTGTTTCTATTATGCCAAGCTTGCGGCTGACGAAACTTGTAGATGTCTGCGATCGCTTTTACCCAACCATCAGAAACAGATTCTAAAATGCGATCGCCTTTTTCCTTAGTTGCAACTGTGGGATCTCCTAACACACCACTACGACTCAAATCGCGGGTTGTCCAAGCAAAGGGTAACTTGCCTTCCATTGAGAGTAAACTATCTTCTGGTAACAGTGGATATTCTGCAACTGCGTCTTGCATCTTCACTTGTTCAGGCAAAATCGACAACATTAAACTTGTCTCAGCATCTCCTGCATGGATTCCTAGCTGTTGTTCTTTAGGTGAAAGTAATTCGTTAACAGTATGCGGAACGCGCCAGGTAAACAGCGGAAATACTAGAAAATCCTCATACTTGACGTGCAAATCGCGGGCGACAATTTCCATAACCTGTGGTTGTCCGCCGTGAGAGTTCATTAATACAAGTTTGCGAAATCCTGCACGATAGACACTTTCAGCAATTTCAATTAATGTTGATATGAGTGTTTGAGTACTGAGAGCGATCGTTCCAGGAAAATGCCAGTGTTCGTTCGATTTACCATAATATAAAGGCGCTAAAGCATATGCTGGGATACTTGCATCAAGTTTTTCTAATGCTTTTCCTAGTACTGCAACACCAATTGCAGCATCGACAATCAATGGTAAGTGTGGACCATGTTGTTCAATTGCACCAACAGGTTGAATTAAGACGATATTCTCTTTATTGGGCATTGCTTGAATGTCAGTCCAAGTCAGATAAGGGAAAAATCGTTGTGGTGGAATGAAACTATGCATCATCTCTACAATTTATGCGATCGCACTGCTTTCAAAGTTAAACTCACCTGCCAACTCCCAAGGTCCGCCTTTGTAATACCAGAGTAACAGTCCTTCTCCAAATCCGTTAAGAGATTTCCAATTATTAACAAGTTCGTGATAAAGCTGACGCGCTTCATCTGATGCCACTTTATTTTGAATTGTGACGTGCGGTTGATATTTTTGCTGATCTTGCTTACTTAACCACATATCCCAAGTTGCAGCAAGCTGTTGACGCAGTTGAATTAATTCAAAACAGTTAACTTCTATGGCGACACCTTTACCCAAAAATCGTGGTTTTGTAAAAAGAATAGATAAAGGTGAAGTTTGCTTACACAAGTTCTGCAAAGTTTGTTGAATTGATAATTCTTCTTCGCCTGGGAGTGCATGAAAAAGAGTAATATGTGCGGGAAGAAAGTTTCTTTCCGGTGGAAAGTGCTGCTGGCGCAATTCATTGAAAAAATCAAAAGTTATGCGATCGAGTTTGAGTGTCAAAATAAGTGGTGATGGTGACATTTATTTTTTATCAGTAATATAGGTGAAATTCAACGTAAATCAAAAGCTGGTAATTGGTAATTGGTAATTGGTAATTGATCATCTTTATCTCAAAACTCTATTACCCAATCTAGACAGGTAATTTATAATTATGCTTACCTCTTTATAAAGCTATGAAACGTACATATTACGATAATATTGCACAAATCTACGATCAAACTCGTTGGTTGACACCATCAGTAGCAGAAGAAGTTGTAGATTTTATCATTAATCTCACTGGTGCAACTTTTGAAACCTCGTTTCTAGAACCTGGTGTAGGTACAGGTTTAAACGTTCTTCCTCTGGTAAAACGTGGTTACTCGGTGACAGGTATTGATGTTTCTGAAGCAATGCTTGCTCAATTTCGACAAAAACTCTATGAAATTCATACTAATTTGAATTTGATTCATGCTGATGCTTCACAGTTGTCTTTTCCAGATAACAGTTTTGATGTTGTGTTAACTGTTCATATGCTGCATGGAATTGGTAACTGGAAAGCATTTTTAGATGATATTACGCGAGTGCTTAAACCTGGAGGATTTTATCTTAATTGTCAATGGATTACTCCACCTGCTCGAAAAGAATTTGAAGCCTACTATCTGTCAATTTTAGCTAAATATGAGAATTCACAGCAAGAAGTAAAAAGTGTAAATACAGCAATTGAAAAACTAGATGTAGAGGGCTACTTTAATAGTAAGGGTTA
The DNA window shown above is from Gloeocapsopsis sp. IPPAS B-1203 and carries:
- a CDS encoding creatininase family protein, yielding MMHSFIPPQRFFPYLTWTDIQAMPNKENIVLIQPVGAIEQHGPHLPLIVDAAIGVAVLGKALEKLDASIPAYALAPLYYGKSNEHWHFPGTIALSTQTLISTLIEIAESVYRAGFRKLVLMNSHGGQPQVMEIVARDLHVKYEDFLVFPLFTWRVPHTVNELLSPKEQQLGIHAGDAETSLMLSILPEQVKMQDAVAEYPLLPEDSLLSMEGKLPFAWTTRDLSRSGVLGDPTVATKEKGDRILESVSDGWVKAIADIYKFRQPQAWHNRNSTLD
- a CDS encoding 2'-5' RNA ligase family protein, with translation MSPSPLILTLKLDRITFDFFNELRQQHFPPERNFLPAHITLFHALPGEEELSIQQTLQNLCKQTSPLSILFTKPRFLGKGVAIEVNCFELIQLRQQLAATWDMWLSKQDQQKYQPHVTIQNKVASDEARQLYHELVNNWKSLNGFGEGLLLWYYKGGPWELAGEFNFESSAIA
- a CDS encoding class I SAM-dependent methyltransferase, with protein sequence MKRTYYDNIAQIYDQTRWLTPSVAEEVVDFIINLTGATFETSFLEPGVGTGLNVLPLVKRGYSVTGIDVSEAMLAQFRQKLYEIHTNLNLIHADASQLSFPDNSFDVVLTVHMLHGIGNWKAFLDDITRVLKPGGFYLNCQWITPPARKEFEAYYLSILAKYENSQQEVKSVNTAIEKLDVEGYFNSKGYTSKYFIAKEWEVSNTVEELLDYFKLRAYGLCWLDSDEIFYNVMNKFEAFCIQHYGSLKTVVSSPAKFEIWAYRISG